A DNA window from Solanum lycopersicum chromosome 3, SLM_r2.1 contains the following coding sequences:
- the LOC138347424 gene encoding uncharacterized protein, producing MAAPLNLEEGQSSNRPPRFNGHFYSWWKVRMHDYLMAEDSELWNIVLDGPFVPMMEEKDGEKTITVPKPRQKYDETDRKKIETGYKAKTLLVYGIGPDEYNRVSACESAKEIWDCLKTAHEGTEQVKESKIDMLTSRYENFKMKEGETIHDMFTKFSSITNELRSLGEPISMTKQVRKVLRILPKTLESKVDAITEAKDLKVLTMDALIGNLKTHEMNQNYDLSKKEAKKDKSLMLKYKSDEDSSDDDMTYLISRFQKIVRKNKVYKKGTNGTRNAAQGDTCYKCGKAGHFIREYPLLKNESKDYQKPRSDKDNGRDLVLGKRDRKAAADLVVKKALAAWGDSSSDSEDPDEPKDVSMVAVHEEETVFNEMFALMDHTEDEEEDNQVTLLDMKNDLDKYSLKKLRTLAKVMIDSVMELTSERDTMNAELDSLTENKVKLEEKMSRMVSLESNNSEHKNQLNQITKEAEKLNGMSNGLQA from the coding sequence ATGGCAGCCCCACTTAACCTCGAAGAAGGTCAGTCGTCAAACAGacctcctcgtttcaatggacatttctacagttggtggaaagttagaatgcatgACTACCTCATGGCTGAAGATAGCGAGTTATGGAATATTGTACTGGATGGACCATTTGTTCCGATGATGGAAGAAAAGGATGGAGAGAAGACTATTACTGTTCCAAAGCCTAGGCAGAAATATGATGAAACTGacaggaaaaagattgaaacGGGGTAcaaagctaaaactcttcttgtctatgggataggacctgatgagtacAACAGAGTGTCAGCCTGTGAGTCTGCTAAAGAAATTTGGGACTGCTTAAAGACTGCacatgaaggaactgaacaagtTAAAGAATCTAAGATTGACATGCTAACCTCACGATATGAGAACTttaaaatgaaggaaggagaaacaataCATGACATGTTCACCAAGTTTTCTTCCATTACAAATGAGCTGCGAAGTCTGGGTGAACCCATAAGCATGACCAAACAAGTCAGAAAAGTGCTTCGAATTCTTCCAAAGACTTTGGAGAGCAAGGTTGATGCCATTACAGAAGCCAAGGATTTGAAGGTGCTGACTATGGATGCTTTGATTGGTAATCTGAAGACACATGAGATGAATCAGAATTACGACTTATCAAAAAAGGAAGCTAAGAAGGACAAGtcattgatgttgaagtataaatcagatgaagattccagtgatgatgatatgaCATATCTCATCAgcagatttcaaaaaattgtgaggaaaaacaaagtttataaaaaaggaacaaatgGTACTCGAAATGCTGCTCAAGGTGATACttgctacaagtgtggaaaagcTGGGCATTTCATCAGAGAGTATCCTTTGCTCAAGAATGAAAGCAAGGATTACCAAAAACCAAGAAGTGACAAAGATAATggaagggacctggtacttgGCAAGAGAGATAGAAAAGCTGCTGCAGACTTGGTTGTCAAAAAggctcttgctgcatggggTGATTCctcaagtgattcagaagaccCTGATGAGCCAAAAGATGTGTCCATGGTTGCTGTACATGAGGAGGAAACtgtcttcaatgaaatgtttgctctcatgGACCACacagaagatgaagaagaggacaatcaggtaactcttctagatatgaaaaatgacttggataaatattctcttaaaaaattgagaactttGGCAAAAGTCATGATTGATTCTGTGATGGAGTTAACATCTGAAAGAGACACCATGAATGCTGAACTTGACAGTTTGactgaaaacaaagttaaacttgaagagaaaatgtcaagAATGGTGTCTCTAGAGTCAAATAACTCTGAACATAAGAACCAGTTGAACCAGATTACTAAAGAAGCTGAAAAATTGAATGGAATGTCAAATGGGTTGCAAGCTTAA